TGTAACATATTTAAAACAATGAGCTTGATTAAGGTTGAGAATTTAAAAAAGAATTATGTTAATGACGAAGTTGTTACGCATGTTTTACATGATATAAATTTTAAAATAGAAGAAGGGGAGTTTGTGGCAATAATGGGACCTTCGGGATCTGGAAAATCTACGCTAATGCACATTTTGAGTTTTTTGGACAGACCAACTTCCGGACACTACAGGTTTGAGGATAAAGATACAAAAGATTTTGACGATAACTATTTGGCAAAATTAAGAAACGAAAAAGTGGGATTTGTTTTTCAATCTTTTAATTTGTTGGCGCGCACAACTGTTTTAGACAATGTAAAATTGCCTTTGGTTTACAGTAAATTAAAGGACCTTGATAAGCTGGCAGAAAAAGCCTTGGAATCTGTGGGCCTTTCTCACAGGCTAAATTATTTTACAAACCAAATTTCTGGCGGAGAAAAGCAGAGGGTTGCAATTGCCAGGGCTTTGGTAAATAACCCGGCTGTAATTTTTGCTGATGAGCCAACTGGAAACCTAGACTCAAAATCCGGTAACACAGTAATGAGTATTTTACAGAAATTAAATAATCAGGGCCACACAATTATTTTGGTAACCCATGAAACCGATACTGCAAATCATGCTAAGAGGATTATACGCATTAAAGATGGACAAATTGTTTCTGACGAAAAGGTGACAAAAAGAACAATTGCCGAAGCAGATAAAGACCTAGTCAAATAAGTTTTTAAAGTTCATCAAGTTTCAAATTATAAAGTCGGCTTGATAAACTTGTAACTTTATAACCTTTAACTTCGTTATGGACTTTTCTGGGACAATAAAATTGGTTTTTAGAACTTTGCTTGCAAGAAAGGGCAGGTCGTTTTTAACTATATTGGGAATTGTTATTGGGGTTGCCGGCGTTATAACAATTATTGCCTTGGGGGCTGGAGCAAAAAGCTTAATTATTGGCCAAATAACAAAATTAGGTTCTGATTTATTGTCAGTTCAACCGGGAAAAAGCAATGAAAAAGGGCCACCAGCCCAGTTGTTTGGAATTGTAATTACAACCTTAACAAATGAAGATAAGGACGCTATAAAAAATTCCGGTTTGGTCCCGCACGCCAAATCTGTTTTTGGCGCTGTAATGGGGTCGGTTTCTGTGAGTTGGCAAAACAAATCAGTTGACACAAATTTTATGGGAACCGAATCCACAATGCCCGATGTTATAAATATCACAATGGCTTCGGGTAGATTTTTTGACCAACAAGAAGGCGAAGGTAATGCAAATGTTGCTGTCTTGGGCGCAACAGTTGCAGAAGAATTATTTGGAAATTCGGGCGTGGACCCAGTGGGCCAAGTGGTAAAGGTTAGGAGTTCTTCTCAAGCAGAAGCTGGTGGTGTTCCTTTGCGTGTGGTTGGGGTTACAGAAAAACAGGGGAGTTCTTTATTTTTGGATTTAGATGACCAGGTCTTTATGCCTTTGGAAATTGGCCAGCAACAAGTGCTAGGAATACATTATTTGCGCGCAATTGATGTAAAAGTTGATTCTGCTGAAAATATTGACCAGACAGTTCAAGATATTACAAACCTTTTGAAACAACGTCATCACATA
This genomic interval from Endomicrobiales bacterium contains the following:
- a CDS encoding ABC transporter ATP-binding protein, with product MIKVENLKKNYVNDEVVTHVLHDINFKIEEGEFVAIMGPSGSGKSTLMHILSFLDRPTSGHYRFEDKDTKDFDDNYLAKLRNEKVGFVFQSFNLLARTTVLDNVKLPLVYSKLKDLDKLAEKALESVGLSHRLNYFTNQISGGEKQRVAIARALVNNPAVIFADEPTGNLDSKSGNTVMSILQKLNNQGHTIILVTHETDTANHAKRIIRIKDGQIVSDEKVTKRTIAEADKDLVK
- a CDS encoding ABC transporter permease gives rise to the protein MDFSGTIKLVFRTLLARKGRSFLTILGIVIGVAGVITIIALGAGAKSLIIGQITKLGSDLLSVQPGKSNEKGPPAQLFGIVITTLTNEDKDAIKNSGLVPHAKSVFGAVMGSVSVSWQNKSVDTNFMGTESTMPDVINITMASGRFFDQQEGEGNANVAVLGATVAEELFGNSGVDPVGQVVKVRSSSQAEAGGVPLRVVGVTEKQGSSLFLDLDDQVFMPLEIGQQQVLGIHYLRAIDVKVDSAENIDQTVQDITNLLKQRHHIKSEADVDFTVRNMADAVDILNTVTSALSLFLTAMAAISLVVGGIGILNIMLATVAERTREIGLRKAVGASNSAIARQFLLEAGVLTFFGGIIGIIIGILLSYFISLLMRYLGYDWA